A window of Mangifera indica cultivar Alphonso chromosome 13, CATAS_Mindica_2.1, whole genome shotgun sequence contains these coding sequences:
- the LOC123194602 gene encoding zinc protease PQQL-like isoform X2 — protein MELIAGEGSQSMKKQRFRTFRSLKLVSVDLDEFLSQQPYGVDYGRLHNGLSYYVRRNSKPRMRAALALAVKVGSILEEEDERGVAHIVEHLAFNATKKYTNHDIVKFVESIGAEFGPCQNAVTTADDTVYELFVPVDKPELLSQAISILAEFSTEVRVSKDDLEKERGAVMEEYRGNRNATGRMQDAHWALMTEGSKYAERLPIGLEKVIRTVSSETLKNFYHKWYHLHNMAVIAVGDFPDTESVVELIKTHFGQKNSATDPPVIQIFPVPSHQEPHFSNFVESEAAGSAVMISYKMAVNELQTVKDYKEMLTESMFLHALNQRFFKISCRKDPPFFSCSASADDPVRPLKTCIISAACKERGTLKALESVLIEVARVRLHGFSEREVAVVRASLMSGIESAYLERDQMQSTSLRDELVQHFLRNGLVIGIEHKARLQKTILPQISASEVSKYSENLRTSCSCVIRTIEPRTSAKVDDLKSILSKINNLEDEKRISSWDDEQIPEEIVGTKPSPGNIEQQFEYQNIGATELILSNGMRVCYKCTDFLNDQVLFTGFSYGGLSELPESEYFSCSMGSTIAGEISVFGHRPSVLMDMLAGKRVEVDTDLGAYMRTFSGDCSPSDLETALQLVYQLFTTNVTPGEEEVKTVMQMAEEAIHAQDRDPYTAFANRVKEINYGNSYFFRSLRISDLQKVDPIKACDYFNSCFKDPSTFTVVIVGNIDPTIAIPLILQYLGGIPKPPEAVLYFNRDKLKGLPLTFPTSIIREVVRSPMVDAQCSVQLCFPVELKNGTMVEEINYVGFLSKFLETKMMQVLRFKHGKIYSASVSVFLGGNTHSRTGDACGDISINFSCDPEISPKLIDLALDEILHLQEEGPSDQDVSTILELEQRAHENGLEDNYDWMDRILSGYQSRIYSGNVGTSFEIQDEARLKVRTSLTPSTLQSALQRILPYPCKKQYTVVILMPQTSLFKLPGSLFQSTRTINFTDPKVVLLVVADFGRRCCFVDCSS, from the exons ATGGAACTAATAGCGGGAGAGGGGTCTCAGAGCATGAAGAAGCAGAGGTTCAGGACCTTCAGGTCACTTAAGTTGGTGAGTGTGGACTTGGATGAATTTCTCAGCCAACAACCCTATGGGGTGGACTATGGCAGGCTTCACAATGGCCTCTCTTACTACGTTCGTCGTAACTCTAAGCCCAGAATGAGAGCTGCTCTTGCTCTTGCTGTCAAAGTCGG CTCAATTCTAGAAGAGGAGGATGAGCGAGGAGTTGCTCACATAGTTGAGCATCTTGCTTTTAATGCCACTAAGAAATACACAAATCATGACATTGTCAAATTTGTAGAAAGTATTGGAGCAGAATTTGGTCCCTGCCAGAATGCAGTAACAACTGCTGATGATACTGTATATGAGTTGTTTGTTCCTGTTGACAAGCCCGAACTATTATCTCAGGCCATTTCAATCTTGGCAGAATTCAGTACAGAG GTCCGAGTCTCAAAAGATgacttggaaaaagaaagaggagCTGTAATGGAAGAGTACAGGGGGAACCGAAATGCTACTGGAAGGATGCAGGATGCACATTGGGCCCTAATGACTGAAGGATCAAAG TATGCTGAGCGCTTACCCATTGGATTAGAGAAGGTAATTAGGACAGTTTCTTCTGAGACTCTGAAAAATTTTTACCACAAGTGGTACCATTTACATAACATGGCAGTGATTGCAGTTGGAGACTTTCCTGATACAGAG AGTGTAGTGGAGTTGATAAAGACTCACTTCGGGCAGAAAAATTCAGCAACTGATCCTCCAGTTATACAGATATTTCCAGTTCCATCTCATCAGGAGCcccatttttcaaattttgttgagtCTGAAGCTGCTGGG TCTGCAGTGATGATTAGCTATAAGATGGCAGTGAATGAGTTGCAGACAGTAAAAGACTATAAGGAAATGCTCACAGAGTCCATGTTCCTACATGCTTTAAATCAGAGGTTCTTCAAAATATCTTGCAGAAAGGATCCCCCCTTTTTCTCATGTTCAGCGAGTGCTGATGATCCAGTTCGCCCATTAAAGACTTGCATTATATCTGCAGCCTGTAAAGAAAGAGGGACTTTGAAGGCCCTGGAGTCGGTGCTCATTGAG GTTGCAAGGGTGCGATTACATGGGTTTTCAGAACGTGAAGTAGCTGTAGTTCGAGCATCACTGATGTCTGGAATCGAATCCGCCTATCTCGAACGTGATCAAATGCAATCAACAAGCTTGAGAGATGAACTTGTACAG CATTTCCTCCGCAATGGACTTGTTATTGGGATTGAGCACAAGGCTCGACTCCAGAAAACTATCCTACCTC AAATATCAGCGTCAGAAGTATCAAAATACTCCGAGAACTTACGAACGTCATGCAGTTGTGTCATAAGGACAATTGAACCTCGAACTTCTGCAAAAGTTGATGATTTGAAAAGTATTTTGTCGAAGATTAACAATTTGGAGGATGAAAAGCGCATTTCTTCTTGGGACGATGAACAAATACCGGAAGAAATTGTTGGTACAAAACCCAGTCCAGG GAATATTGAACAACAGTTTGAATATCAGAATATTGGGGCTACTGAGTTGATTTTATCAAATGGCATGCGAGTTTGCTATAAATGCACTGACTTTCTTAATGACCAG GTTCTTTTTACGGGTTTTTCATATGGAGGTTTATCTGAACTCCCAGAAAGTGAGTACTTTTCGTGCTCAATGGGATCAACTATTGCTGGAGAAATCAGTGTTTTTGGTCATAGACCATCAGTGCTGATGGATATGCTTGCTGGAAAGAGAGTTGAAGTTGATACAGATCTTGGGGCATACATGAGAACCTTTTCTGGTGATTGTTCACCCTCAGACCTGGAAACAGCATTGCAG CTTGTATATCAACTATTCACAACAAATGTAACACCGGGAGAAGAAGAAGTCAAAACAGTGATGCAAATGGCAGAAGAAGCAATTCATGCTCAAGACAGAGATCCATACACTGCATTTGCAAATCGGGTTAAGGAGATCAACTATGGAAATTCATACTTTTTTAGG TCCCTTCGAATTAGCGACCTTCAAAAAGTTGATCCTATAAAAGCTTGTGACTATTTCAACAGTTGTTTTAAGGATCCATCAACTTTCACTGTTGTGATTGTTGGCAACATTGATCCTACAATTGCAATTCCTCTGATATTGCAATATCTG GGTGGGATCCCAAAGCCTCCTGAAGCTGTTCTCTATTTTAACCGTGATAAACTCAAAGGCTTACCTCTTACCTTTCCAACCTCCATAATTAG GGAAGTGGTCCGCAGCCCCATGGTTGATGCACAATGTTCTGTTCAACTATGCTTTCCTGTTGAGCTGAAGAATGGAACAATG GTGGAAGAGATTAACTATGTTGGGTTCCTGAGCAAATTTCTTGAAACAAAGATGATGCAGGTGCTTCGTTTCAAACATGGGAAG ATCTATTCTGCCAGTGTTTCAGTTTTCCTTGGTGGTAACACACATTCAAGAACGGGTGATGCGTGTGGTGATATTAGCATTAATTTTTCTTGTGATCCAGAAATCTCTCCAAAGCTA ATTGATCTTGCCCTGGATGAAATCTTACATCTTCAAGAGGAGGGGCCTTCAGATCAGGATGTTTCAACCATACTTGAACTGGAGCAAAGAGCCCATGAAAATGGGTTGGAG GACAACTACGACTGGATGGACAGAATTCTAAGCGGTTACCAGTCAAGAATATACTCTGGAAACGTTGGCACTTCTTTTGAG ATTCAAGATGAAGCACGATTGAAAGTCAGAACATCTCTGACACCATCAACATTGCAGTCAGCATTGCAAAGAATATTACCTTATCCTTGCAAAAAACAGTACACAGTAGTGATTCTGATGCCTCAGACATCTCTATTTAAGTTACCTGGATCATTATTTCAATCTACTCGAACCATTAATTTTACAGATCCAAAG GTAGTGTTGTTGGTTGTGGCAGATTTTGGCAGGCGTTGCTGCTTTGTCGATTGTAGCTCTTAG
- the LOC123194863 gene encoding uncharacterized protein LOC123194863 isoform X1 — MLILHTYAPPLPFTQISNSSTYHLAPFPAVKVSIPNIIGPRTSFFIMKAKKLQREVDKDEEKEEAEKASRGRTRGKEQEKDYDRDPEFAEILGSCLDDPQKARSKMEDRLKKKRDKILHAKTGAGTPVKVTFNKFDFSNSYIWFEFHNIPLEKDISLICDAIRAWHIIGRLGGCNSMNMQLSQSPMDKRPSYDYIGGANVTPSTFYNIGDLEIQENLARIWVDIGAPEPLLLDVLINALTQISSDHVGIKQLVFGGSEFENWKENLTSEDAGCSIHKI; from the exons ATGCTTATCCTGCACACCTACGCACCGCCTCTTCCATTCACCCAGATATCCAACTCCTCCACCTACCATTTGGCGCCATTTCCGGCTGTTAAGGTTTCTATACCGAACATCATTGGACCCAGGAcctcattttttattatgaagGCTAAAAAATTGCAGAGAGAGGTTGATAAAGATGAGGAAAAAGAAGAGGCTGAAAAGGCGTCGCGTGGAAGAACTAGAGGGAAAGAACAAGAGAAAGATTACGATAGAGACCCTGAATTCGCGGAGATTTTGGGAAGTTGTCTGGACGACCCGCAAAAAGCGCGATCCAAA ATGGAGGATAGACTGAAGAAGAAGAGGGACAAAATATTGCATGCAAAGACTGGCGCAGGGACTCCTGTGAAAGTGACTTTCAACAA ATTTGATTTCTCAAACTCATATATATGGTTTGAATTCCACAATATTCCGTTGGAAAAAGATATTTCCTTAATTTGTGAT GCAATTCGAGCATGGCATATCATTGGGCGTCTTGGTGGATGCAATTCCATGAATATGCAA TTATCACAATCTCCAATGGATAAAAGACCAAGTTACGACTATATTGGGGGAGCCAATGTTACACCATCCACATTTTACAATATTGGGGATCTTGAGATTCAAGAAAACTTAGCACGTATATG GGTGGATATTGGGGCCCCTGAACCTCTGCTTCTGGATGTTTTGATTAATGCCTTGACACAGATAAGCTCTGA CCATGTTGGAATAAAGCAACTGGTGTTTGGTGgatctgaatttgagaattggAAGGAGAACTTGACATCAGAAGATGCAGGGTGCAGTATTCACAAGATTTAG
- the LOC123194602 gene encoding zinc protease PQQL-like isoform X1, translating to MELIAGEGSQSMKKQRFRTFRSLKLVSVDLDEFLSQQPYGVDYGRLHNGLSYYVRRNSKPRMRAALALAVKVGSILEEEDERGVAHIVEHLAFNATKKYTNHDIVKFVESIGAEFGPCQNAVTTADDTVYELFVPVDKPELLSQAISILAEFSTEVRVSKDDLEKERGAVMEEYRGNRNATGRMQDAHWALMTEGSKYAERLPIGLEKVIRTVSSETLKNFYHKWYHLHNMAVIAVGDFPDTESVVELIKTHFGQKNSATDPPVIQIFPVPSHQEPHFSNFVESEAAGSAVMISYKMAVNELQTVKDYKEMLTESMFLHALNQRFFKISCRKDPPFFSCSASADDPVRPLKTCIISAACKERGTLKALESVLIEVARVRLHGFSEREVAVVRASLMSGIESAYLERDQMQSTSLRDELVQHFLRNGLVIGIEHKARLQKTILPQISASEVSKYSENLRTSCSCVIRTIEPRTSAKVDDLKSILSKINNLEDEKRISSWDDEQIPEEIVGTKPSPGNIEQQFEYQNIGATELILSNGMRVCYKCTDFLNDQVLFTGFSYGGLSELPESEYFSCSMGSTIAGEISVFGHRPSVLMDMLAGKRVEVDTDLGAYMRTFSGDCSPSDLETALQLVYQLFTTNVTPGEEEVKTVMQMAEEAIHAQDRDPYTAFANRVKEINYGNSYFFRSLRISDLQKVDPIKACDYFNSCFKDPSTFTVVIVGNIDPTIAIPLILQYLGGIPKPPEAVLYFNRDKLKGLPLTFPTSIIREVVRSPMVDAQCSVQLCFPVELKNGTMVEEINYVGFLSKFLETKMMQVLRFKHGKIYSASVSVFLGGNTHSRTGDACGDISINFSCDPEISPKLIDLALDEILHLQEEGPSDQDVSTILELEQRAHENGLEDNYDWMDRILSGYQSRIYSGNVGTSFEIQDEARLKVRTSLTPSTLQSALQRILPYPCKKQYTVVILMPQTSLFKLPGSLFQSTRTINFTDPKILAGVAALSIVALSLWRSSRRSSKW from the exons ATGGAACTAATAGCGGGAGAGGGGTCTCAGAGCATGAAGAAGCAGAGGTTCAGGACCTTCAGGTCACTTAAGTTGGTGAGTGTGGACTTGGATGAATTTCTCAGCCAACAACCCTATGGGGTGGACTATGGCAGGCTTCACAATGGCCTCTCTTACTACGTTCGTCGTAACTCTAAGCCCAGAATGAGAGCTGCTCTTGCTCTTGCTGTCAAAGTCGG CTCAATTCTAGAAGAGGAGGATGAGCGAGGAGTTGCTCACATAGTTGAGCATCTTGCTTTTAATGCCACTAAGAAATACACAAATCATGACATTGTCAAATTTGTAGAAAGTATTGGAGCAGAATTTGGTCCCTGCCAGAATGCAGTAACAACTGCTGATGATACTGTATATGAGTTGTTTGTTCCTGTTGACAAGCCCGAACTATTATCTCAGGCCATTTCAATCTTGGCAGAATTCAGTACAGAG GTCCGAGTCTCAAAAGATgacttggaaaaagaaagaggagCTGTAATGGAAGAGTACAGGGGGAACCGAAATGCTACTGGAAGGATGCAGGATGCACATTGGGCCCTAATGACTGAAGGATCAAAG TATGCTGAGCGCTTACCCATTGGATTAGAGAAGGTAATTAGGACAGTTTCTTCTGAGACTCTGAAAAATTTTTACCACAAGTGGTACCATTTACATAACATGGCAGTGATTGCAGTTGGAGACTTTCCTGATACAGAG AGTGTAGTGGAGTTGATAAAGACTCACTTCGGGCAGAAAAATTCAGCAACTGATCCTCCAGTTATACAGATATTTCCAGTTCCATCTCATCAGGAGCcccatttttcaaattttgttgagtCTGAAGCTGCTGGG TCTGCAGTGATGATTAGCTATAAGATGGCAGTGAATGAGTTGCAGACAGTAAAAGACTATAAGGAAATGCTCACAGAGTCCATGTTCCTACATGCTTTAAATCAGAGGTTCTTCAAAATATCTTGCAGAAAGGATCCCCCCTTTTTCTCATGTTCAGCGAGTGCTGATGATCCAGTTCGCCCATTAAAGACTTGCATTATATCTGCAGCCTGTAAAGAAAGAGGGACTTTGAAGGCCCTGGAGTCGGTGCTCATTGAG GTTGCAAGGGTGCGATTACATGGGTTTTCAGAACGTGAAGTAGCTGTAGTTCGAGCATCACTGATGTCTGGAATCGAATCCGCCTATCTCGAACGTGATCAAATGCAATCAACAAGCTTGAGAGATGAACTTGTACAG CATTTCCTCCGCAATGGACTTGTTATTGGGATTGAGCACAAGGCTCGACTCCAGAAAACTATCCTACCTC AAATATCAGCGTCAGAAGTATCAAAATACTCCGAGAACTTACGAACGTCATGCAGTTGTGTCATAAGGACAATTGAACCTCGAACTTCTGCAAAAGTTGATGATTTGAAAAGTATTTTGTCGAAGATTAACAATTTGGAGGATGAAAAGCGCATTTCTTCTTGGGACGATGAACAAATACCGGAAGAAATTGTTGGTACAAAACCCAGTCCAGG GAATATTGAACAACAGTTTGAATATCAGAATATTGGGGCTACTGAGTTGATTTTATCAAATGGCATGCGAGTTTGCTATAAATGCACTGACTTTCTTAATGACCAG GTTCTTTTTACGGGTTTTTCATATGGAGGTTTATCTGAACTCCCAGAAAGTGAGTACTTTTCGTGCTCAATGGGATCAACTATTGCTGGAGAAATCAGTGTTTTTGGTCATAGACCATCAGTGCTGATGGATATGCTTGCTGGAAAGAGAGTTGAAGTTGATACAGATCTTGGGGCATACATGAGAACCTTTTCTGGTGATTGTTCACCCTCAGACCTGGAAACAGCATTGCAG CTTGTATATCAACTATTCACAACAAATGTAACACCGGGAGAAGAAGAAGTCAAAACAGTGATGCAAATGGCAGAAGAAGCAATTCATGCTCAAGACAGAGATCCATACACTGCATTTGCAAATCGGGTTAAGGAGATCAACTATGGAAATTCATACTTTTTTAGG TCCCTTCGAATTAGCGACCTTCAAAAAGTTGATCCTATAAAAGCTTGTGACTATTTCAACAGTTGTTTTAAGGATCCATCAACTTTCACTGTTGTGATTGTTGGCAACATTGATCCTACAATTGCAATTCCTCTGATATTGCAATATCTG GGTGGGATCCCAAAGCCTCCTGAAGCTGTTCTCTATTTTAACCGTGATAAACTCAAAGGCTTACCTCTTACCTTTCCAACCTCCATAATTAG GGAAGTGGTCCGCAGCCCCATGGTTGATGCACAATGTTCTGTTCAACTATGCTTTCCTGTTGAGCTGAAGAATGGAACAATG GTGGAAGAGATTAACTATGTTGGGTTCCTGAGCAAATTTCTTGAAACAAAGATGATGCAGGTGCTTCGTTTCAAACATGGGAAG ATCTATTCTGCCAGTGTTTCAGTTTTCCTTGGTGGTAACACACATTCAAGAACGGGTGATGCGTGTGGTGATATTAGCATTAATTTTTCTTGTGATCCAGAAATCTCTCCAAAGCTA ATTGATCTTGCCCTGGATGAAATCTTACATCTTCAAGAGGAGGGGCCTTCAGATCAGGATGTTTCAACCATACTTGAACTGGAGCAAAGAGCCCATGAAAATGGGTTGGAG GACAACTACGACTGGATGGACAGAATTCTAAGCGGTTACCAGTCAAGAATATACTCTGGAAACGTTGGCACTTCTTTTGAG ATTCAAGATGAAGCACGATTGAAAGTCAGAACATCTCTGACACCATCAACATTGCAGTCAGCATTGCAAAGAATATTACCTTATCCTTGCAAAAAACAGTACACAGTAGTGATTCTGATGCCTCAGACATCTCTATTTAAGTTACCTGGATCATTATTTCAATCTACTCGAACCATTAATTTTACAGATCCAAAG ATTTTGGCAGGCGTTGCTGCTTTGTCGATTGTAGCTCTTAGTCTGTGGAGATCTTCTCGGAGAAGCTCAAAATGGTAG
- the LOC123194863 gene encoding uncharacterized protein LOC123194863 isoform X2, protein MLILHTYAPPLPFTQISNSSTYHLAPFPAVKVSIPNIIGPRTSFFIMKAKKLQREVDKDEEKEEAEKASRGRTRGKEQEKDYDRDPEFAEILGSCLDDPQKARSKMEDRLKKKRDKILHAKTGAGTPVKVTFNKFDFSNSYIWFEFHNIPLEKDISLICDAIRAWHIIGRLGGCNSMNMQLSQSPMDKRPSYDYIGGANVTPSTFYNIGDLEIQENLARIWVDIGAPEPLLLDVLINALTQISSDHYK, encoded by the exons ATGCTTATCCTGCACACCTACGCACCGCCTCTTCCATTCACCCAGATATCCAACTCCTCCACCTACCATTTGGCGCCATTTCCGGCTGTTAAGGTTTCTATACCGAACATCATTGGACCCAGGAcctcattttttattatgaagGCTAAAAAATTGCAGAGAGAGGTTGATAAAGATGAGGAAAAAGAAGAGGCTGAAAAGGCGTCGCGTGGAAGAACTAGAGGGAAAGAACAAGAGAAAGATTACGATAGAGACCCTGAATTCGCGGAGATTTTGGGAAGTTGTCTGGACGACCCGCAAAAAGCGCGATCCAAA ATGGAGGATAGACTGAAGAAGAAGAGGGACAAAATATTGCATGCAAAGACTGGCGCAGGGACTCCTGTGAAAGTGACTTTCAACAA ATTTGATTTCTCAAACTCATATATATGGTTTGAATTCCACAATATTCCGTTGGAAAAAGATATTTCCTTAATTTGTGAT GCAATTCGAGCATGGCATATCATTGGGCGTCTTGGTGGATGCAATTCCATGAATATGCAA TTATCACAATCTCCAATGGATAAAAGACCAAGTTACGACTATATTGGGGGAGCCAATGTTACACCATCCACATTTTACAATATTGGGGATCTTGAGATTCAAGAAAACTTAGCACGTATATG GGTGGATATTGGGGCCCCTGAACCTCTGCTTCTGGATGTTTTGATTAATGCCTTGACACAGATAAGCTCTGA TCACTACAAATGA